The window TCCTCCATGAATTGGGTTTGGCTGAAAACGGCTACAAAGTTACTAAATTCATCTACGCTTTATCCCCCGTCGACGGTCCGGATTGGTTCGAGAGCTCGAAGATCGGCAAGGTATGGAGCCGTGATTCGAATTGGATGGGGTTCGTCGCCGTTAGCACCGACGAAGAGAGCGATCGAATCGGACGGCGGGACATCCTCGTCGCATGGCGAGGCACAGTAACCCCGACGGAATGGTACATCGACATGAAAACCAAGCTAAAAAAAATCGACCGGAGTAACAAGAACGTCAAAGTCCAACGAGGGTTCTTAACGATTTACCGATCGAAAGATGAGgaatcaaaattcaacaaaacaaGCGCGTCGGAGCAAGTGATGGAAGAGCTACACAGACTCGTCGAATTCTTCAAACAAAAAGACGACGATAGAGAAATTAGTTTGACGATCACCGGGCATAGCCTTGGCGGTGCATTGTCGTTGCTAACGGCGTATGAGGCCGGAGTGTCGTTTCCCGACATACATATTAGCGTGATGTCGTTCGGAGCACCAAGAGTGGGGAATTTAGCATTCAAGGAGAAGCTAAATGAGATGGGAGTGAAAGCCTTACGTGTGGTGATCCGACAAGACATAGTTCCAAAGCTGCCGGGATTGGTAGTGAACTCGATTATGAACAAGCTGAGCGCGGTGACGAAGAAGCTGAATTGGGTGTATCGGCACGTCGGGACGCCGATGAAGATGGATATGAACATGTCGCCGTACTTGAAGAAGGAATCGGACATGTCGGGGAGCCATAATTTGGAGATATATTTGCATTTGGTGGATGGGTTTGTGAGTAGGAGAGGGAAGTTCAGGTGGAATTCGAGGAGGGACATGACGTTGGTGAATAAAGGGAGTGATATGTTGGTGGAAGAGCTGAGGATTCCTGAGTTTTGGTATCAATTGCCACATAAAGGGTTGGTGAAGAATGGGTATGGGAGATGGGTTAAGCTTGGGAGGAACCATGAGGACATTCCTTCGCCGTTGATTCAGCCTTCCaagatttgatttgatttgttattcttttgatttgtttttgtgtaTATCAAAATGTTTAGattgagaaagaaatagagagttTGAGGTTGAAATTGATTCttattcatttaattcaaGTAGTGTGTCGACCAGGAGGCTGAGTCTCGAAGGGAGTGTACATGAGGCGGTCTGCAAACTGTTGGattttatgttctaaaactccgttggtaaacaaaaacatattctgttttcaataaagttattattgatgtttatttagcaaatattgttattgaataaagtgaattttacgatcattaatctaaattcaataaactaagaatattctagctatagtatgattacttgaactatatggaGAGACATAAGAGAGGATCAAaatcaagtatatagtcaaaatgatctatagtacacgGATAAGGATGAGTACCTtatctggggacactatggatgcgacacatttttgtatatgatataaacaatatgatcactaaattatatatgtggagacatgtgagtgggggtgtcgtatgcaatgagtattgcataagatcggaccatgaagaaaaccactctcactttataatgtcgtttactgttgagactgattttttcattcgatgacctaggtaactcgatcttaatcctgagctaactatgaactcctgtttatttggaattatccttagatttgcatgggtgagagtgacCCGAGTttgccgactcaataagcctcccatttacggggtaagactgggtgaagtagttggggacatagggtgtaagatggaattcactcctacccgcttttagggatagtagagaggttgttcccttaagtactgactctaGGTCTTGAATAAGgggagaggttgttcccttaagtactgactctaggtcttgaacaaggggccccaccctctcattagtcggagagggattcggtttggtggttgaaccacaaaccaattgttcattagaggatcagtgggacttaagaaacaagaagtaactttaggggtaaaacggtaaattggcccaactctagttacgaacaacctgtgaaggatcgacttactaatcatggttatatcaaatggacagaaatatatctatagtgaggggagttcATTAATAGCTTGGAATGACAAGAAAACTGATAATGATTTCTCTAAAAATGATTGCAAGTGGCTTGATTGTTGGCTTGGTTAGATGAATTGCATTATATATGATGACGCGTGTCTCGTGGCCCTTGCATGTGTCATATGTATGCATGATATGTTAAGCTATGCTATGTTGTTCGATGTTATGCTATGTGATGTTAGGTCTTGCCATTCTAATTTATGCCACTTATGTCATGTTATGCCACATTATGCTATGATAAGTTATGCCATGTAATAAAACTATGCTATTTTGTGATCATGTCTTGTTGtataaaattgttataaaacCGTTAATCTATGATGCATAAACCACCATAGACCATGTCGTGAAAAGCTATGCTATGTATTACAAAATgctaaaaaattatgtaagtATAATTCACAAActtattatgttataaataaatggaagtTTGCCTTACATCATAAATTAGGTCATGGTTACATGCTATGGGGACGTCATGTATATTTGTGTGTCAAGTGCAATGGGAAACTTCAACAGTATAATGAGTAAGGATGCGTATATTATAACTTATAATTTACCGCATTTATATTCGTTATAATGTTATGTGGGCTCTTTCCTTCCGTGGTATTTGACAACCTGTTAGTGAGTGCTAGCCCAACGAGTCAGACTCAGGAGGTGTGCGAGCTCGTCTGGTGAGCCTATGAGGCTTAAACTCTGTTTTTATTCCTGAGTCCATTCAAATTGAGCCCAATCCCTTCGGCCCAACTCCTGTCCTGCTTCATCAAATGGGCTATTTTTTTTCCACCAAATTTTTAAgtgagaaatattttatttttttataagggtattaAAAAGTCTCCCAGCTGGATTCGAGTTgggttataaatttatttaaattggatTACTTTCATTCAATAAGCTATTAATACccttaataattttcaaactaaattaatttataaaaaagagatttatataaataaatggagTAAGACACAATAGCTCAGTGTTCCACTTAGTTTTACCCAGCTTCATCATGGTCATAGATAGATCACCTAGGTTCGGGTCCATAAGCAGTGATAATTGCCCCATGAAGACTCGCTTTTGCTACAGCTTCGGTGGGTTCCCTTAACCAAGCCACTATCTATGAGTCGCCGACTCATTCTTCAATAGGCAGGCGGTCAGAGTCTTGGTCTCCTCCTACTACTTGGAAGCTTACAGTTTTACGTTCTATTTCACTCCCCGATGAAGGTTTTTTACCCTCCCTCACAGTACTACTTCACTATTTGTCACCCAAGAGTATTTAGCCTCTGAACATAATTTAGTTGTCAAATTCAGCGTAtcacattaaattttttcataatttgtatttaagaATAAAGTTTTTGTGCTAATTAAAGTGGGGTTGGAGTgatttaaagtaaaataatctCCAAAGTTTAGGTTAAAATGAATGGATTAGTACCACgattagcaaaaaaaaaaggtttaattaAGCATGCTTTAAGGGACCTAATGATTTCATAAACAAGTATATTAATTACAttctttgacttttttgttcaatatcaaaatctatatttattattattattataaatactTTTCATTCAAACctcattttaatttgtaatttgatgTGGGTCCTGCTTATGTTGTAACGGCCCAattccaccgctagcaaatattgtacGGCTTATGTTGTAATGGTTCAAGCTAACCGCTAGCAAATAATGtccttttttggattttcccttttgg is drawn from Cucurbita pepo subsp. pepo cultivar mu-cu-16 chromosome LG09, ASM280686v2, whole genome shotgun sequence and contains these coding sequences:
- the LOC111802375 gene encoding phospholipase A1-Igamma2, chloroplastic-like gives rise to the protein MDAKMVTPRTVPLKKVTMLRNGTKKTKWYWKLKLGIRLRAIKNAFSTSVHQHRRYLTCSTAVHGQQTPKNGAISPLVIKHKNPKKNDLRLTKPLASLLRMPLRAPDFIDYGNHHMTPTISPRENISAVWRDLHGAGNWADLLDPLHPFLRRELVKYGEFAQATYDAFDFDPLSEFCGSCRYNRHKLLHELGLAENGYKVTKFIYALSPVDGPDWFESSKIGKVWSRDSNWMGFVAVSTDEESDRIGRRDILVAWRGTVTPTEWYIDMKTKLKKIDRSNKNVKVQRGFLTIYRSKDEESKFNKTSASEQVMEELHRLVEFFKQKDDDREISLTITGHSLGGALSLLTAYEAGVSFPDIHISVMSFGAPRVGNLAFKEKLNEMGVKALRVVIRQDIVPKLPGLVVNSIMNKLSAVTKKLNWVYRHVGTPMKMDMNMSPYLKKESDMSGSHNLEIYLHLVDGFVSRRGKFRWNSRRDMTLVNKGSDMLVEELRIPEFWYQLPHKGLVKNGYGRWVKLGRNHEDIPSPLIQPSKI